One part of the Equus asinus isolate D_3611 breed Donkey chromosome 6, EquAss-T2T_v2, whole genome shotgun sequence genome encodes these proteins:
- the ATRAID gene encoding all-trans retinoic acid-induced differentiation factor, which produces MAFRERGRPSSLVAWAAALLLALGVERALALPEICIQCPGSVQNLSEVALYCKQTPGLMLHARCCLNQKGTILGLDLQNCSLKDPGPHFPQAHTAIIIDLQVNPLKDDLAGTFRGFTQLQTLILPQDVSCPGGINAWDTVTFYTNNQTCQGQRNLCNSTGDPEMCPENGSCEPDGPGLLQCVCADGFHGYKCMRQGSFPLLMFFGILGSTTLSISILLWGTQRRKAKAS; this is translated from the exons ATGGCCTTTCGCGAGCGCGGACGTCCTTCGAGCCTGGTGGCCTGGGCTGCCGCCTTGCTCCTCGCTCTGGGCGTGGAAAGGGCTCTGGCGCTACCCGAG ATATGCATCCAGTGTCCAGGGAGTGTGCAAAATTTGTCAGAAGTGGCCCTTTACTGTAAGCAGACACCAGGGCTAATGCTGCATGCCCGCTGCTGCCTGAATCAGAAGGGCACCATcctggg GCTGGATCTCCAGAACTGTTCGCTGAAGGACCCTGGTCCACACTTTCCTCAGGCACATACAGCTATAATCAT AGACCTACAAGTAAACCCCCTCAAGGATGACTTGGCCGGCACCTTCCGTGGCTTTACCCAGCTCCAGACTCT GATACTGCCACAAGATGTCAGCTGTCCTGGAGGTATTAATGCCTGGGATACTGTCACCTTTTATACAAACAACCAAACCTGCCAAGGGCAAAGGAACCTTTGCAACAGCACTGGGGACCCAG AAATGTGTCCTGAGAATGGATCTTGTGAGCCTGATGGTCCAGGTCTTCTGCAGTGTGTTTGTGCTGATGGCTTTCATGGTTACAAGTGTATGCGCCAG GGCTCATTCCCGTTGCTTATGTTCTTTGGGATTCTGGGATCCACCACGTTATCCATCTCTATCCTGCTTTGGGGAACCCAACGCCGAAAAGCCAAGGCTTCATGA